A window from Macaca fascicularis isolate 582-1 chromosome 20, T2T-MFA8v1.1 encodes these proteins:
- the PARD6A gene encoding partitioning defective 6 homolog alpha isoform X4, which yields MARPQRTPARSPDSIVEVKSKFDAEFRRFALPRASVSGFQEFSRLLRAVHQIPGLDVLLGYTDAHGDLLPLTNDDSLHRALASGPPPLRLLVQKREADSSGLAFASNSLQRRKKGLLLRPVAPLRTRPPLLISLPQDFRQVSSVIDVDLLPETHRRVRLHKHGSDRPLGFYIRDGMSVRVAPQGLERVPGIFISRLVRGGLAESTGLLAVSDEILEVNGIEVAGKTLDQVTDMMVANSHNLIVTVKPANQRNNVVRGASGRLTGPPSAGPGPAEPDSDDDSSDLVIENRQPPSSNGLSQGPPCWDLHPGCRRPGTRSSLPSLDDQEQASSGWGSRMQDGSGFSL from the exons ATGGCCCGGCCGCAGAGGACTCCGGCGCGCAGTCCCGATAGCATCGTCGAGGTGAAGAGCAAA TTTGACGCCGAGTTCCGACGCTTCGCGCTGCCCCGCGCTTCGGTGAGCGGCTTCCAGGAGTTCTCGCGGTTGCTGCGGGCGGTGCACCAGATCCCGGGCCTGGACGTGCTACTTGGCTATACGGATGCTCACGGCGACCTGCTGCCCCTCACCAACGACGACAGTCTGCACCGGGCCCTGGCCAGCGGGCCCCCACCACTGCGCCTATTGGTGCAGAAGCGGG AAGCTGACTCCAGCGGCCTGGCTTTTGCCTCCAACTCTCTGCAGCGGCGCAAGAAAGGGCTCCTGCTGCGGCCAGTGGCACCCCTTCGCACCCGTCCACCCCTGCTAATCAGCCTGCCCCAAGATTTCCGCCAGGTTTCGTCAGTCATAGATGTGGACCTACTGCCTGAGACCCACCGACGGGTGCGGCTGCACAAGCATGGTTCAGACCGCCCCCTGGGCTTCTACATCCGAGATGGCATGAGTGTTCGTGTGGCTCCCCAGGGCCTGGAGCGGGTTCCAGGAATCTTCATCTCCCGCCTGGTACGTGGGGGCCTGGCTGAGAGTACAGGGCTGCTGGCGGTCAGTGATGAGATCCTTGAGGTCAATGGCATTGAAGTAGCCGGGAAGACCTTGGACCAAGTGACGGACATGATGGTCGCCAACAGCCATAACCTCATTGTCACTGTCAAGCCGGCCAACCAGCGCAATAACGTGGTGCGAGGGGCATCTGGGCGTTTGACAGGTCCTCCCTCTGCAGGGCCTGGGCCTGCTGAGCCTGATAGTGATGATGACAGCAGTGACCTGGTCATTGAGAACCGCCAGCCTCCCAGTTCCAATGGGCTGTCTCAGGGGCCCCCATGCTGGGACCTGCACCCTGGCTGCCGACGTCCTGGTACCCGCAGCTCTCTGCCCTCCCTGGATGACCAGGAGCAGGCCAGTTCTGGCTGGGGGAGTCGCATGCAAGATGGTAGTGGCTTCAGCCTCTGA
- the PARD6A gene encoding partitioning defective 6 homolog alpha isoform X3: MARPQRTPARSPDSIVEVKSKFDAEFRRFALPRASVSGFQEFSRLLRAVHQIPGLDVLLGYTDAHGDLLPLTNDDSLHRALASGPPPLRLLVQKRAEADSSGLAFASNSLQRRKKGLLLRPVAPLRTRPPLLISLPQDFRQVSSVIDVDLLPETHRRVRLHKHGSDRPLGFYIRDGMSVRVAPQGLERVPGIFISRLVRGGLAESTGLLAVSDEILEVNGIEVAGKTLDQVTDMMVANSHNLIVTVKPANQRNNVVRGASGRLTGPPSAGPGPAEPDSDDDSSDLVIENRQPPSSNGLSQGPPCWDLHPGCRRPGTRSSLPSLDDQEQASSGWGSRMQDGSGFSL, from the exons ATGGCCCGGCCGCAGAGGACTCCGGCGCGCAGTCCCGATAGCATCGTCGAGGTGAAGAGCAAA TTTGACGCCGAGTTCCGACGCTTCGCGCTGCCCCGCGCTTCGGTGAGCGGCTTCCAGGAGTTCTCGCGGTTGCTGCGGGCGGTGCACCAGATCCCGGGCCTGGACGTGCTACTTGGCTATACGGATGCTCACGGCGACCTGCTGCCCCTCACCAACGACGACAGTCTGCACCGGGCCCTGGCCAGCGGGCCCCCACCACTGCGCCTATTGGTGCAGAAGCGGG CAGAAGCTGACTCCAGCGGCCTGGCTTTTGCCTCCAACTCTCTGCAGCGGCGCAAGAAAGGGCTCCTGCTGCGGCCAGTGGCACCCCTTCGCACCCGTCCACCCCTGCTAATCAGCCTGCCCCAAGATTTCCGCCAGGTTTCGTCAGTCATAGATGTGGACCTACTGCCTGAGACCCACCGACGGGTGCGGCTGCACAAGCATGGTTCAGACCGCCCCCTGGGCTTCTACATCCGAGATGGCATGAGTGTTCGTGTGGCTCCCCAGGGCCTGGAGCGGGTTCCAGGAATCTTCATCTCCCGCCTGGTACGTGGGGGCCTGGCTGAGAGTACAGGGCTGCTGGCGGTCAGTGATGAGATCCTTGAGGTCAATGGCATTGAAGTAGCCGGGAAGACCTTGGACCAAGTGACGGACATGATGGTCGCCAACAGCCATAACCTCATTGTCACTGTCAAGCCGGCCAACCAGCGCAATAACGTGGTGCGAGGGGCATCTGGGCGTTTGACAGGTCCTCCCTCTGCAGGGCCTGGGCCTGCTGAGCCTGATAGTGATGATGACAGCAGTGACCTGGTCATTGAGAACCGCCAGCCTCCCAGTTCCAATGGGCTGTCTCAGGGGCCCCCATGCTGGGACCTGCACCCTGGCTGCCGACGTCCTGGTACCCGCAGCTCTCTGCCCTCCCTGGATGACCAGGAGCAGGCCAGTTCTGGCTGGGGGAGTCGCATGCAAGATGGTAGTGGCTTCAGCCTCTGA
- the PARD6A gene encoding partitioning defective 6 homolog alpha isoform X2 — MARPQRTPARSPDSIVEVKSKISLWPEYLEGGEKTLDSVPGTGAEFDAEFRRFALPRASVSGFQEFSRLLRAVHQIPGLDVLLGYTDAHGDLLPLTNDDSLHRALASGPPPLRLLVQKREADSSGLAFASNSLQRRKKGLLLRPVAPLRTRPPLLISLPQDFRQVSSVIDVDLLPETHRRVRLHKHGSDRPLGFYIRDGMSVRVAPQGLERVPGIFISRLVRGGLAESTGLLAVSDEILEVNGIEVAGKTLDQVTDMMVANSHNLIVTVKPANQRNNVVRGASGRLTGPPSAGPGPAEPDSDDDSSDLVIENRQPPSSNGLSQGPPCWDLHPGCRRPGTRSSLPSLDDQEQASSGWGSRMQDGSGFSL; from the exons ATGGCCCGGCCGCAGAGGACTCCGGCGCGCAGTCCCGATAGCATCGTCGAGGTGAAGAGCAAA ATCTCTCTGTGGCCTGAGTACCTGGAGGGCGGTGAGAAGACCTTGGACAGCGTCCCTGGTACTGGAGCTGAG TTTGACGCCGAGTTCCGACGCTTCGCGCTGCCCCGCGCTTCGGTGAGCGGCTTCCAGGAGTTCTCGCGGTTGCTGCGGGCGGTGCACCAGATCCCGGGCCTGGACGTGCTACTTGGCTATACGGATGCTCACGGCGACCTGCTGCCCCTCACCAACGACGACAGTCTGCACCGGGCCCTGGCCAGCGGGCCCCCACCACTGCGCCTATTGGTGCAGAAGCGGG AAGCTGACTCCAGCGGCCTGGCTTTTGCCTCCAACTCTCTGCAGCGGCGCAAGAAAGGGCTCCTGCTGCGGCCAGTGGCACCCCTTCGCACCCGTCCACCCCTGCTAATCAGCCTGCCCCAAGATTTCCGCCAGGTTTCGTCAGTCATAGATGTGGACCTACTGCCTGAGACCCACCGACGGGTGCGGCTGCACAAGCATGGTTCAGACCGCCCCCTGGGCTTCTACATCCGAGATGGCATGAGTGTTCGTGTGGCTCCCCAGGGCCTGGAGCGGGTTCCAGGAATCTTCATCTCCCGCCTGGTACGTGGGGGCCTGGCTGAGAGTACAGGGCTGCTGGCGGTCAGTGATGAGATCCTTGAGGTCAATGGCATTGAAGTAGCCGGGAAGACCTTGGACCAAGTGACGGACATGATGGTCGCCAACAGCCATAACCTCATTGTCACTGTCAAGCCGGCCAACCAGCGCAATAACGTGGTGCGAGGGGCATCTGGGCGTTTGACAGGTCCTCCCTCTGCAGGGCCTGGGCCTGCTGAGCCTGATAGTGATGATGACAGCAGTGACCTGGTCATTGAGAACCGCCAGCCTCCCAGTTCCAATGGGCTGTCTCAGGGGCCCCCATGCTGGGACCTGCACCCTGGCTGCCGACGTCCTGGTACCCGCAGCTCTCTGCCCTCCCTGGATGACCAGGAGCAGGCCAGTTCTGGCTGGGGGAGTCGCATGCAAGATGGTAGTGGCTTCAGCCTCTGA
- the PARD6A gene encoding partitioning defective 6 homolog alpha isoform X1 has translation MARPQRTPARSPDSIVEVKSKISLWPEYLEGGEKTLDSVPGTGAEFDAEFRRFALPRASVSGFQEFSRLLRAVHQIPGLDVLLGYTDAHGDLLPLTNDDSLHRALASGPPPLRLLVQKRAEADSSGLAFASNSLQRRKKGLLLRPVAPLRTRPPLLISLPQDFRQVSSVIDVDLLPETHRRVRLHKHGSDRPLGFYIRDGMSVRVAPQGLERVPGIFISRLVRGGLAESTGLLAVSDEILEVNGIEVAGKTLDQVTDMMVANSHNLIVTVKPANQRNNVVRGASGRLTGPPSAGPGPAEPDSDDDSSDLVIENRQPPSSNGLSQGPPCWDLHPGCRRPGTRSSLPSLDDQEQASSGWGSRMQDGSGFSL, from the exons ATGGCCCGGCCGCAGAGGACTCCGGCGCGCAGTCCCGATAGCATCGTCGAGGTGAAGAGCAAA ATCTCTCTGTGGCCTGAGTACCTGGAGGGCGGTGAGAAGACCTTGGACAGCGTCCCTGGTACTGGAGCTGAG TTTGACGCCGAGTTCCGACGCTTCGCGCTGCCCCGCGCTTCGGTGAGCGGCTTCCAGGAGTTCTCGCGGTTGCTGCGGGCGGTGCACCAGATCCCGGGCCTGGACGTGCTACTTGGCTATACGGATGCTCACGGCGACCTGCTGCCCCTCACCAACGACGACAGTCTGCACCGGGCCCTGGCCAGCGGGCCCCCACCACTGCGCCTATTGGTGCAGAAGCGGG CAGAAGCTGACTCCAGCGGCCTGGCTTTTGCCTCCAACTCTCTGCAGCGGCGCAAGAAAGGGCTCCTGCTGCGGCCAGTGGCACCCCTTCGCACCCGTCCACCCCTGCTAATCAGCCTGCCCCAAGATTTCCGCCAGGTTTCGTCAGTCATAGATGTGGACCTACTGCCTGAGACCCACCGACGGGTGCGGCTGCACAAGCATGGTTCAGACCGCCCCCTGGGCTTCTACATCCGAGATGGCATGAGTGTTCGTGTGGCTCCCCAGGGCCTGGAGCGGGTTCCAGGAATCTTCATCTCCCGCCTGGTACGTGGGGGCCTGGCTGAGAGTACAGGGCTGCTGGCGGTCAGTGATGAGATCCTTGAGGTCAATGGCATTGAAGTAGCCGGGAAGACCTTGGACCAAGTGACGGACATGATGGTCGCCAACAGCCATAACCTCATTGTCACTGTCAAGCCGGCCAACCAGCGCAATAACGTGGTGCGAGGGGCATCTGGGCGTTTGACAGGTCCTCCCTCTGCAGGGCCTGGGCCTGCTGAGCCTGATAGTGATGATGACAGCAGTGACCTGGTCATTGAGAACCGCCAGCCTCCCAGTTCCAATGGGCTGTCTCAGGGGCCCCCATGCTGGGACCTGCACCCTGGCTGCCGACGTCCTGGTACCCGCAGCTCTCTGCCCTCCCTGGATGACCAGGAGCAGGCCAGTTCTGGCTGGGGGAGTCGCATGCAAGATGGTAGTGGCTTCAGCCTCTGA